ACTCAATTGTTGCATTCATGCAAGACAACCACTAAATTTGTCCATAGCCTAGAGTTCTCGTACGTCcctttgaaaaaataattagccAAAATTACAGCCAATGAAGACTTTCTTCAGACAGATTATTGCACTTGTATGAAAAGTAATAAGAAAATGGGGGAAGAGACAGCTCATTTCCCTATAATTCCCTGTGTGAAAGTACCCATGGTCCAAACAAAGCCTTACACATTAAAATTGGAGCAAGACACCCCTACCATAAGATTCCCATAACCTTATTCTAATCAGGATTTAAGTTGAAAATTCCCataaaaagaagttaaaaattattatgtcaATCATTAAATCAGATAtgaacatttttttatatatgggatttaagaaaataatataaaataatgtgAATATAATATGTATAGAGGGATGATGAGAGGTGGGTGGGGGACAAGAAAATATGAGGACCATAATAAATACGCGATGAAATTAGATAGATCAATAAATACAAAGGAGATGACAGGCCAAGGGGTTGAAAAGATTGACCTGCGTCTCTCCCCAGTCTCCCTCCAATCTCCATCGATCCATCATGCATTAGCAAAAATCTCACCTTCTCCATTTGTGTCATCAACATTCAACCCCATAGCTCCAATTTCATACGACGAACGATCGACGAAAGCCTACAAGAAAAGATCAGAAGCAACCACAGAGAAgcagagaaaaaacaaagaaacaaaaacagatGATCCAGTAATCTCCATAGATACAAGatttcatgaaattttttatgatcTTTTTTTCTGCTTCATGACCATCCAAGTGAATGCATCTctttagaaaaaagaagatatataaataataatattataactGATCGTGAAGATTCTTagcaaaataatataataaaatagctAGTAGTCATGAGAGTGGTGGTACATTGTTGCTGGGTCACAGCCACCTTGTGCCCTATGGCTACTATGGCTCCCATGATGATCATGATCTTGATGATCATGACCGTCCATATTTCTAGACCCCATTTGAGTTGCTCCAAGATTGAGATACACCAATCTAGAATCCAAGTTTAGGTTGCCAATGTTGCCGCTGTTGCTGCCGCTACTATGGTGATCGTCGTTGATAGGCGGGTAAATCGCGGTCGAATTAGAAGAATTGGGAGCGTTGTTTGCATTGTTGTTGCCTTCTTCGCGGGAAAGAACAAGAGCAGCCGATTGAACAAGCTCCAGGCAGAGCCTGAGCTTGTTTGGTTCAATGTGGGTAAGTCCCGGAACAGCCCCTTTGAAGAGAAAATCTGAAGTTAGGGTTCTTAGTACGTCGAGGGGAGTAACCCCGTCGACGGTCCGGACATTTGGGTCGGCGTGGTGGTCGAGCAGGACGGCCACCATGTCAGGCGACACCATTTCGGATGCAATGTGAAGTGGGGTTTTGCCAGCTGGCCCTGCCGGGTAGTTAACATCTGCTGCTCCAAGTTCTAGTAATGCTTTGACCACCTCTCGGCTACAATTTTCGACCGCATAGTGTAATGCCAATGCCTCGTCGAGATTTAGGCCTTCGCCCATTACCATGAGCTTGACGAGTTCGACATCCGATGAGTCCAATGCCCGCCTCATCCTGCGGATTTTCTGGTCTTCGAGATCGGCTGCTGCCCCGAGGtcgtggtggtgatggtggtggtggtgatgaggCATCATTGAGCGGCGGGCGAGGGAGGATTTGAGACGAAGCTCTTCGATTTTGGCCACGACATCGATCGGGAGGTGCTTGGCCAGGACTTCCGGTGGGAGGCCCGATTTGGCAACAAGGTGAGAGCAAGTTGTCCAGAGTTGATGCATGTCTTGTTTTCTTGAAGCTAAGAGGACTTTCATCACATCATCAATTGAGGCCTTTTCCACCATGCTTGCCAATTGCTTCTGTGAGGAcataagaaggaaaaaaaaagggacatGTATAGATGAGAAGTGTAGTTGGAATTCCATTAGTGAGATGGAGGCACTTTTGggatgtttttgtttattaataATAAGATTTGTATTGATAAAAGTGATGGGATGTTTTTGTGCTAAAATTGTGTGTGGGGGAGCTATAGGAGtccttttcttgaattttgtaTTCCTTTCCAGTTAAACCAAATAAGATTTGTGGTGTTTTACTGTGGAAGACAAGACTGGATATCAAGATCTAAATTTAGAAAGTCAGGGATGTGCAATTAaaagatagaaagaaaaaaagaccaaATTCAAGAAACTTGCGAAGTGGTACATGAAATCAAGGAAAACATGTATTCTTTCCTCTACTAAGGAAGTTCAATACAACCTTCActaaggaggaggaggaggaggaagaaaaagaagaagaaaatgaggagGAGGGGAGGAGACAGCCCTCTTGAggtataaatataattaagcaCACCATAAAAGGGATTATTGCAACTACTGTggttaatcaaaataaaataattagacAATGCTACTCCtaaaaagaggaaataaaaAGAGATATCGGGAGGGAAAATAGTTTGAGATTGGACAGAAAAACATCCCAAGTTCATCATAAACACCAATAGTTTGGAGAACAAAGAACAAATGAAGtgatgaaagagagagaaaaaaaaaacccagtatcaacaaaagaaagagaaacaccaaatcaaaaccaaGGAATTGTAGAAATTCCCAAAACCCACAACATAAGACAGaacaacacacacaaaaaccaagaaagagagcagagaaagagagagagagtgattaGACACACACAAAACACACAGTACCTGAGTGAGCAATGCAAGTTGTTCAACACCAAAGGATCTAGCGGCAGCAAGAGTGTCAAGAGCAAGATCAACGGCGGAGGTGCAATGCGTGTGCCAGCACCCTCTCTCTCCACAATTAGGCCTTGGCTCATGTTTCTGAGGCACTATCGAGACTTGTCCACTGTACAAGAACTGCAACAGCAACAAGAACACCTCGTACCCCACCGAGTTCACCGGTATCacctgctgctgctgctgagaATTGCCCCCGCGGTGCAACGAGGACGACGTGCCACCAGGGCTCATCCTCGACCCGGATATCGGGTCGAGCCCCGAAGGCGGGTCCGGCCCACAAAAGAATTTGCGGAAGAAGAGGCTCCGGGCAGCTAGGATGCACCTGTGGGCATGGACTAGACGACCCTCCACGCTGAAGGTGACGTCACTGAAGGCTTGGCCATTGATGAGCAGATTTAGGTAGTCTAGGGACAGAGATCTTAGAGACTCTTCAAGGCTGCTCATGATGCTTTCGTTCTGGATATGATGGTAAGAGCAATTTTTTAGggttgggagagagagatagaaatTGAGAGCTGGAGAGAGGAGCTAAAACAGTAATGGGTTCATgtttgttttctgtaattcTTACTTTTTGGGGGGATTGATTGGTT
Above is a genomic segment from Prunus dulcis chromosome 7, ALMONDv2, whole genome shotgun sequence containing:
- the LOC117634426 gene encoding BTB/POZ domain and ankyrin repeat-containing protein NOOT2; this encodes MSSLEESLRSLSLDYLNLLINGQAFSDVTFSVEGRLVHAHRCILAARSLFFRKFFCGPDPPSGLDPISGSRMSPGGTSSSLHRGGNSQQQQQVIPVNSVGYEVFLLLLQFLYSGQVSIVPQKHEPRPNCGERGCWHTHCTSAVDLALDTLAAARSFGVEQLALLTQKQLASMVEKASIDDVMKVLLASRKQDMHQLWTTCSHLVAKSGLPPEVLAKHLPIDVVAKIEELRLKSSLARRSMMPHHHHHHHHHDLGAAADLEDQKIRRMRRALDSSDVELVKLMVMGEGLNLDEALALHYAVENCSREVVKALLELGAADVNYPAGPAGKTPLHIASEMVSPDMVAVLLDHHADPNVRTVDGVTPLDVLRTLTSDFLFKGAVPGLTHIEPNKLRLCLELVQSAALVLSREEGNNNANNAPNSSNSTAIYPPINDDHHSSGSNSGNIGNLNLDSRLVYLNLGATQMGSRNMDGHDHQDHDHHGSHSSHRAQGGCDPATMYHHSHDY